The nucleotide window CGTGGAAACCTCGATCCCACCAGTCTTGGTTCCCTGATAGACATGATTGGTAATATTGCTTTTGGGGATGCGAAAGCCAGAAGTGCAGATCTCTTGGGCCATGTTTTTGAGTACTTTCTTGGTGAGTTTGCTCTTGCTGAAGGTAAAAAAGGGGGACAATTTTATACACCCCGTTCGGTAGTTGAGATGCTTGTTGAGATGCTCCAACCATAGAAAGGACGTGTATTAGACCCCTGTTGTGGTTCAGGTGGTATGTTTGTTCAATCTGAGAAATTTGTCGCAGACCATAAATAGAAAGGTCAACGATCTTTCTATTTATGGTCAGGAGAGTAATCAGACAACCTGGCGTCTGGCTAAGATGAATCTCGTCATCCGAGGAATCGATAGCTCACAGGATAATGTGGAAATCAACAGATCTTTATGATTTACCCTTGAAAGAATAAAGACTGAATTCAGCATTGAATCATCAGTTCCTTTTATTCTGTTATATTCCATAAGGAAGTAATTATGGACACCTTAGTAGACACGGCCAAACAACGTTTCGGCATAGACTACCTATTCCCCTACCAGAGGCTGGTCATCACCAACATCCTCCGCCGCTCGGGATACTTCGGCGAGGAAGAGCAGTCCGAGGCCCCAATCCATCAGGTTGTGCTCTTGCCCACAGGAGCAGGCAAGAGCCTCTGCTTTATGCTGCCCGCCTGTCTGCTGGAAGGTCTTACGATAGTCGTTTTTCCCCTTCTGGGACTGATGGCGGATCAGCTGAGGCGTGTGAAAGAGGCTGGTCTCACGGGGGCAGTCCTCAAAGGCGGCATGAGTTCCCAGGAAAAAGCCGAACTATGTGGAGGGCTGGAATCAGGAGAAACAACAATGCTCCTGAGCAATCCGGAAATGCTGATCCTCCCGGAGGTCAGAGAAAAACTGAAACATGTAAAAATAGTCCATCTGGTCCTGGATGAGGCCCATACCATCCCCGAGTGGGGAGAGACATTCCGGCCGGCCTGCCTGGAACTGGGAAAGATCCTTCCCGAACTGGCACCCGAGCAGATCACCGCCTTTACAGCCACCGCCTCTCCCCAGATTCTGGAGAAAATCAAATCCATCCTGTTTACAGGGCTGAACTTCAATCTGGTGATGGCCAACCCGGACAGAGTGAATATCCATTATGAGGTATTGCCGGTTTTATCCAGAATGAAAACTTTGACCGAATTGATTCCCAGGATTAGACGACCGGCCATCATCTTCTGCTCCAGCCGAAGGCAGACTGAGCAATGCGCCCTCTACCTCCGTCAGAGACTGGATGATCAGGAGATCCGTTTTTACCATGCAGGACTTACAAAAGAACTGCGTCAGGAATTGGAAGAATGGTTTTTTCATTCTGATAATGGAATTCTGGCGGCCACCTGCGCCTACGGTCTGGGCATGGATAAATCGAACATCAGAACGGTCATCCATTACAGCCTCCCCTCCTCCGTGGAAGCCTATCTGCAGGAGTCTGGACGGGCCGGGCGGGACAGGCAGCCCTGCCGGGCTATTCTGCTGTATCATCCTGAAGATAAACATAAAGAGGATAAGAATCCCCGGGTCGACCTCCGGGATCGCTATGAAAAACTTCTAGCCTTTGCCGAGGATTCACAGACCTGCCGGAGGGAAAGCCTTTTATCCATACTGGAAGCTGAACCGGAAGATTGTGACAGCTGTGATGTGTGCCGGGGAGAGGTCATTCTGAAAGATCCGGTGGAGGATTTAATCATAGAAATCATTGGAATCTTCCGAAAGCATTTTACTCCTAAGATGCTGGCGAATTTCCTTTTAGGACGCTACAGTCGGGAAATCCGGCAGGGGCGGTATGATAGATCGTCAGGATTCGGCAGTCTGTCCTCCTGGAATCCGGATGATGTGAAGGATACGATTCATGGTCTTATTTCTGCAGATAAAGTCAGACAGCTTATCAGAGGAATCTTGAAAGGGAAATTAACGGACAGATAATAGTCACATCAGAAAGTCAGTGGACGTTACTGTAATATCCATACCGCCATATTTTGATCACCACAAATATAAAAGTATTGAACTAATGTTGTTTTCCCGACAGAATTCTGTAACTTGTATTCCATTCTCTGCCTTTTTTTCTCAACTATTTATTTCAGGGTCAAATACCATAGATCTTCGATCGCCTGCCTGAAATTATCGTTATGCTGTGACTTTTGTGATATTATCATTTGTTCAGGAGT belongs to Oceanispirochaeta sp. and includes:
- a CDS encoding N-6 DNA methylase produces the protein MFNLRNLSQTINRKVNDLSIYGQESNQTTWRLAKMNLVIRGIDSSQDNVEINRSL
- a CDS encoding RecQ family ATP-dependent DNA helicase, which produces MDTLVDTAKQRFGIDYLFPYQRLVITNILRRSGYFGEEEQSEAPIHQVVLLPTGAGKSLCFMLPACLLEGLTIVVFPLLGLMADQLRRVKEAGLTGAVLKGGMSSQEKAELCGGLESGETTMLLSNPEMLILPEVREKLKHVKIVHLVLDEAHTIPEWGETFRPACLELGKILPELAPEQITAFTATASPQILEKIKSILFTGLNFNLVMANPDRVNIHYEVLPVLSRMKTLTELIPRIRRPAIIFCSSRRQTEQCALYLRQRLDDQEIRFYHAGLTKELRQELEEWFFHSDNGILAATCAYGLGMDKSNIRTVIHYSLPSSVEAYLQESGRAGRDRQPCRAILLYHPEDKHKEDKNPRVDLRDRYEKLLAFAEDSQTCRRESLLSILEAEPEDCDSCDVCRGEVILKDPVEDLIIEIIGIFRKHFTPKMLANFLLGRYSREIRQGRYDRSSGFGSLSSWNPDDVKDTIHGLISADKVRQLIRGILKGKLTDR